A segment of the Scomber japonicus isolate fScoJap1 chromosome 5, fScoJap1.pri, whole genome shotgun sequence genome:
aactccttttaatttgactaaaccacatggacaccaAAAACAACATCATTGACCCACATATACTTGAGTTGAAATggagcatgttttttttttttcaaggggAATTCCTCTGGAAATCAACATCTGCTCATAAATTCAACACAACTGACTAAACTGAAATAGCTGTTGCAGATTTTTCCTCCATTACCTAGTGCCACACTATAAAGCTCTTCCCAGGAAACTTCCCTAGAGGACTGTTAGGTAATTATAAACCCTTAAGATGAAGTATTCTGGCTGGTCTAATATCTTACTGTTGGTGTTGCTGGGGATGAGCATCTCGTCCAGCTGCTCCTGGATCTTGGCCAGCTCGTCTGACGTGAACCGCCACCTCTTCTCAGCCATTTGTGTCGATTGCTGCTGAACGGACGGCCTCTTTCCCCTCGATGATGGAGGAGATGACAGGCACGAGGTCGGGATGGAGCCGGTCGTCATTCCCTCCGGAAATCTCTGAGCGATTAACTTGAGACCttgcagaggagaggacagaagagTGGAAAAGCAGATCTTTACTGGCTGAAgcattttcattaaagtctgtgtaaagtaagaataaatatgtgttccataccacagaaaagtgtgttgttaaacaCCCtgccaaatatataaaattaggcttcagttgtgtaaaactcagtctctttctctgcacccaaacgctgtgggcgtgccctCCAAGCTctctgaaaccccgccccctaccaagtatcacctgtcaatcaaagtcaccacctctaccagaaacatggacgctaggtctgagagctttctgctgctagctcggtggctaactcagctaactgtagactgtagtagtagtagtagtgtgtgctgaatatatttatacctctacagcagcaggggcgggtttatgctaatcaccactgcatgattttcagacccgccctcTAAATCctaaacacagaaatgttgaaacacagtgtgtgaagcctagctccacaattcaaatctaaatggttgaaatgctttttacaccttttttagaaatacatttatgatctatttaatgtgtttagaagaaaatgtctgaattcccTTTTATACAGTCTTTAAGTGTTGTAGCCTCTGATTTTTCCTTTCAAGTAATCTCCAGTAACTTTTAGCTCCAGCCGCACTTATAGCTAAAAAGCGGTGATAACTTCAAATACACGATGCAGCTTTTTCACTAAAGTGTCATGTTTAAAGAAAGTAGACTAGACAGCTTGAATGATATGAGATCTCACCTCCGGAAAGCAGAAATAGATTTTCAAAGCCTCGTTCGCACATGGTGGTGGCTGCCTGAATGGCTATCCTCTCATCCTCATCGTACACAATGATGATCTTCCCTGCTGCATTTTTCTACACAGTTTGCAGGTTAAGGTCAGTGTTGTGTGGATTGTGATACAGGGCTGCAGctaaattattttcattgtcaatTACCCTGTCGATTATTTCCTTAATTTATTGATTTGGTTTTTGGTCCATGAAATATCAGAAAAAGGTGAAAAGCAGTCCACAAagcaaagatattcagtttttgCCGATTAATTTAGTAGTTGAcaataaatcaatgaatcaatgacTCATCGCTGCAGCTCCAGAAGGATACATATTCCAGCACTTCCTTGGTGTATGGGTTCATAGTTCGAGACAACGTGGCGATGGGGAAATTGTGTGCTGTAGGAATGAGAAGATAAAAAACAAGAGATGATACAAAGAGTTCTTGAAGGCATTAAAAGTTTGATGAGCTTCGTGTTCTCGCCACCTACCGCTGACGATGTGACAGCGGTCGAACTGGTCGCGGTCCCGTACGTCCAGCAGCAGGTAGGGGCAGTCGGGGTAGGGCCTGTCAGCCAGGTCTGGGCTGGACACCGACATACCCGTCATCTTCTGACTGTTCCTGTCGAGGTTCAGCTCCCCCACACCGCTGATAACACTGTGAGGTGAAATAAAAtcctcttttatttaaaaaaaaactaaacaaaaaaactttatgGATGGctgctttattcatttttattgtcttcCATTGGCCGTTTATAGGCGTTTTTCACTTTTGGGGGGGTTCTGTCTTAAggactatacaaataaagtgtattataatttattattttgtgattCCCACCGATGAACAAACAATCCCTAAAAAGGATTAGGTCATTTTAACACAACTGAATGCCTCCTGTTGCAGAGAAACATGTATAAATTGAAGCAGAGGTGCATTAcatgaaataaatcatgtttttatgagTTAATTACAATGTTCTGATCTTGtatagaaaatgtgtgttttggtcCAGTGTATCTCCTGTTCACAAATTCATAACATAATTTAATGGAGTATGATTTAAAATGCAGACTGAGGAGCTCTAATACATAATTTTATCACTTGCCACATAGTCAGACATGTATCTTCTTTGATTTGCCCTCATACTATTTTCTGTAAGTCTGTATCCAGTTCAGAACTGCAGTGATTTCTTTCACAAATCAGGGACGGTTGGATGAAACATGAAACCTGAGACGACTCTCAGCAGCAAATCGAGTTGTGGAACTGAGCCAAACAACTCTATGGAAGCACACCACTTTCCCCTTGTGTAGGTTTACCCCAACACTGCCCtaatttctctctccatctgtcctcgCCACAAGGTGAAGATGAGCTAAAAGTCCTGTCATTAAAAGGAGGCTCAATCTGCAGCACCCCCTGGAGAGGCCACCACAGATAGAGTT
Coding sequences within it:
- the cep41 gene encoding centrosomal protein of 41 kDa: MSHNRDIGSVEYMKKRIPQNAKYQNVKTRLDTGCSLSKYMEKLEEIKKYYRYRKDEIFKRLKVTTFAQLLLQVASVSDLNGSETDGDSLVPEDGLSVMSDADLDSLSEHTNDSPQASDHQDVKEICYTARSTLLSVISGVGELNLDRNSQKMTGMSVSSPDLADRPYPDCPYLLLDVRDRDQFDRCHIVSAHNFPIATLSRTMNPYTKEVLEYKNAAGKIIIVYDEDERIAIQAATTMCERGFENLFLLSGGLKLIAQRFPEGMTTGSIPTSCLSSPPSSRGKRPSVQQQSTQMAEKRWRFTSDELAKIQEQLDEMLIPSNTNSRMSSRMSSSSTQSKTSSARSRMSSSTSGRGDSARVQSSRPWK